One region of Limnospira fusiformis SAG 85.79 genomic DNA includes:
- a CDS encoding diguanylate cyclase codes for MQPEVKSAIIRDPLVVSGDLTVMEAIACMSGVRLQCQMTDNISISESEPDLYSHLTCVIVLQDLMVVGILTQRDIVGLAAQQQNLEELLIQEVMTPSVITVRESELTDSLTTINLLQKHRIRHLPIVDDSDRLVGLVTHESLRKLMRPIDLLRLRLVSEVMTRNVVSANCDQTMLEIARLMSERRVSCVVIVETQGHGDHAMPIPVGILTERDLVQFQSLSLNWENIRAENMMSSPLFTIKPQENLWEVQQLMEQRRLGRVIVTGSRGELLGIVTQSSLLQCLNPLELYKLAELLEEKVSRLESEKFKLLENRAAELEAQVKQRTAELSKRAEGEKLISELATKIRSSLDLQTILDTTVDQVRQVLKCDRVNIWQFGDNWETVVVAESTNSPFSLMGERIADTCFQENQAEIYRLGKTRVVSDIYTTEMTDCHREMLIRLHTRAKILLPLLCGDQLWGLLNVTESEHPRQWKTEEVELLQALAVQLAIALKQATIHQKLQVELQEKTRVEAELRKTENQLRKAQKIAGLGTWNLNHKTQTLSWSEEVFAFFEIEPENFSYTHQEFISLVHPQDRDLVNDMYNQHLCDRQSYSVSYRILLNDGRIKYAQEYCQTIYDDNNQPIISDGTIQDITLQKELEQEHIRAEAMRQQAESISREVKLLDNILDIILAGYWDWDIPGNKEYMSPGFKRMFGYEDHEIPNVPESWQKLIVPEDLPRVFDMFEKHIKSRGKIPYYNELRYRHKNGSTVWVVCSGQVIEWDDDGNPKRMVGCHIDISDRKNSEIALAESEARYRSIIETTLEGVWIIDGDAKTTFVNQRMADMLGYTPSEMLGMGLMDFLNSEDQLEALNYLERRKQGIQEQHTCQFQRRDGTALWAIVSTTHQLDNQGNFVGAISLLTDISQLVSIQEALKTSEMQLSGILNSSEYGIMAFRSVRNEQGKIIDFEWLLVNPSAGKVVGKSADELIGKRLLEELPEYQESGLFEHYVEVVESEKSVKKEFYYNQYGIDFWFENISVKLGDGFAVTFRDITGIKQSEKALSLANEQLNNRINELDQRHAEMLLLSEISDFMQAALTVQEACEAISYLLEPLFPECAGGIFLMAASRDSLEMISSWGKECTSVSVFVPKDCWALRRGRVHLCNHEKGGISCRHIQVSSTLSCTLCVPMMAQGETLGLFYLSTDSATALSEGKQQLAHTVAEQIGMAIANLNLRATLEHQSIRDPLTGLFNRRYLEEYLSQEIARAQRQKHPIGVIMMDIDNFKHFNDTFGHDAGDYVLQKVGELLKQKVREYDVACRYGGEEMTLILPGSSLENTSMRAEQIREAIASLVVASGGQHLGSITASFGVAAFPKHGSIGIDLIQAADAALYRAKADGRNRVVIIP; via the coding sequence ATGCAACCAGAAGTCAAATCAGCGATAATTCGAGATCCTTTGGTAGTATCAGGTGATTTAACCGTCATGGAAGCGATCGCCTGTATGAGTGGTGTCCGCCTTCAGTGCCAGATGACTGATAATATATCAATATCCGAGTCAGAACCAGACCTATACAGCCACTTAACTTGTGTAATAGTGTTGCAAGACCTAATGGTGGTTGGCATCCTGACACAGCGCGATATTGTGGGTCTAGCCGCCCAACAGCAAAATCTGGAAGAGTTGCTAATTCAGGAAGTAATGACTCCCTCTGTAATTACTGTACGGGAATCAGAACTTACTGACTCACTGACTACAATTAACTTACTACAAAAGCACCGCATTCGACATTTACCTATAGTTGATGATAGCGATCGCTTAGTGGGACTGGTGACCCATGAGAGTCTGCGAAAATTGATGCGCCCCATTGACTTATTACGGTTGCGGTTAGTCTCGGAAGTGATGACCCGCAATGTTGTATCTGCTAACTGTGATCAGACCATGTTAGAAATAGCCCGGTTAATGTCGGAAAGACGGGTGAGTTGTGTGGTAATTGTGGAAACTCAGGGTCATGGTGATCATGCTATGCCAATTCCCGTAGGAATTTTGACCGAGAGAGATTTAGTGCAGTTTCAATCCTTGAGTTTAAACTGGGAAAATATCCGGGCTGAAAATATGATGAGTTCCCCGTTATTTACCATTAAACCACAGGAGAATTTATGGGAAGTTCAGCAACTAATGGAACAGCGCCGCCTGGGGCGGGTGATAGTCACGGGGTCAAGGGGTGAACTATTAGGAATAGTCACCCAAAGCAGTTTGCTGCAATGTTTGAATCCGTTGGAACTCTACAAATTGGCGGAGTTGCTCGAGGAAAAGGTATCGCGGCTAGAATCGGAAAAATTCAAACTCTTAGAAAATCGGGCGGCTGAATTAGAAGCACAGGTTAAACAGCGTACTGCTGAATTAAGCAAGCGGGCTGAAGGCGAAAAGTTAATATCAGAATTAGCGACGAAAATTCGCTCATCCCTAGATTTACAGACCATTTTGGATACGACTGTTGACCAAGTGCGACAGGTGCTAAAATGCGATCGCGTTAATATTTGGCAGTTTGGCGATAATTGGGAAACGGTAGTTGTCGCAGAGTCTACTAATTCGCCTTTTTCTTTGATGGGAGAACGCATCGCAGATACCTGTTTTCAGGAAAACCAAGCGGAGATTTATCGCCTAGGAAAGACTAGGGTAGTGTCGGATATTTATACCACAGAAATGACGGACTGCCATAGAGAGATGCTGATCCGCCTTCATACCCGCGCTAAAATTTTACTACCTCTGCTGTGTGGTGATCAACTTTGGGGTCTGCTTAATGTTACTGAAAGTGAACATCCACGCCAATGGAAAACAGAAGAAGTGGAACTACTACAAGCGTTAGCTGTACAATTAGCGATCGCCCTTAAACAAGCCACTATCCATCAAAAATTACAGGTAGAATTACAGGAAAAAACTAGGGTAGAAGCGGAACTCAGAAAAACGGAAAATCAACTGCGGAAAGCTCAAAAAATTGCCGGACTTGGAACTTGGAATCTCAATCATAAAACCCAGACATTATCATGGTCTGAGGAGGTGTTTGCTTTCTTTGAAATTGAACCGGAAAACTTTAGCTATACCCACCAGGAATTTATCAGCCTTGTACATCCTCAAGATCGCGATTTAGTCAATGATATGTATAACCAACATCTATGCGATCGCCAGTCTTATAGTGTGAGTTACCGGATTTTACTCAATGATGGTAGGATTAAGTATGCACAAGAATATTGCCAGACTATTTATGATGATAATAATCAGCCCATTATATCTGATGGAACTATCCAAGACATCACCCTACAAAAAGAATTAGAACAGGAACATATCCGCGCGGAAGCTATGCGACAACAGGCTGAATCTATTAGCCGGGAAGTGAAACTATTAGATAATATTTTAGATATCATCCTAGCGGGATATTGGGATTGGGATATTCCTGGTAATAAAGAATATATGAGTCCCGGCTTTAAGCGTATGTTTGGCTATGAGGATCACGAAATCCCCAACGTACCGGAAAGTTGGCAAAAACTGATTGTTCCAGAAGATTTACCGCGAGTATTCGATATGTTTGAAAAACATATAAAAAGTCGTGGTAAAATCCCCTACTACAACGAACTTCGATATCGCCACAAGAATGGTTCCACGGTTTGGGTGGTGTGTTCTGGACAGGTGATTGAGTGGGACGACGATGGTAATCCGAAGAGGATGGTAGGCTGTCATATTGATATTAGCGATCGCAAAAACTCCGAAATTGCACTTGCAGAAAGCGAGGCGCGTTATCGCAGCATTATTGAAACTACCCTAGAGGGGGTGTGGATAATTGATGGGGACGCTAAAACTACCTTTGTGAATCAGCGAATGGCAGATATGCTGGGTTATACTCCATCGGAAATGCTAGGTATGGGGTTAATGGACTTCTTGAACTCTGAAGACCAACTTGAAGCCCTCAACTACCTGGAAAGGAGAAAGCAAGGTATTCAGGAACAGCATACCTGTCAATTTCAACGCCGAGATGGGACGGCTTTGTGGGCGATCGTTTCTACTACGCATCAGTTAGATAACCAGGGTAACTTTGTGGGGGCTATTAGCTTATTAACTGATATTAGTCAACTGGTGAGTATTCAAGAAGCCTTAAAAACTTCGGAAATGCAGCTTAGTGGGATTCTGAATAGTTCCGAATATGGGATTATGGCGTTTCGTTCGGTTCGGAATGAACAGGGTAAGATTATTGATTTTGAATGGTTATTGGTGAATCCTAGCGCTGGTAAAGTAGTCGGTAAATCAGCAGATGAGTTAATTGGGAAAAGGTTACTGGAGGAATTGCCAGAGTATCAAGAAAGTGGCTTATTTGAACACTATGTGGAAGTGGTAGAATCGGAAAAATCCGTGAAAAAAGAGTTTTATTATAACCAGTATGGCATTGACTTTTGGTTTGAAAATATTTCGGTCAAATTAGGGGATGGTTTCGCGGTTACTTTCCGTGATATCACCGGAATTAAACAATCGGAAAAAGCCCTAAGTCTAGCAAACGAACAATTGAATAATCGGATCAATGAACTAGATCAACGCCATGCAGAAATGTTGCTTTTGAGTGAAATTAGCGACTTTATGCAGGCGGCTTTGACTGTACAAGAAGCCTGTGAAGCGATTAGCTATTTGCTAGAACCCCTTTTCCCAGAATGTGCTGGCGGAATTTTTTTGATGGCGGCTTCCCGGGACTCGCTGGAAATGATTTCTTCTTGGGGAAAAGAATGCACCTCAGTCTCGGTTTTTGTGCCGAAAGATTGTTGGGCTTTGCGCCGGGGAAGGGTACATTTATGTAATCATGAAAAAGGGGGTATTTCTTGCCGACATATTCAGGTAAGTTCTACCCTATCTTGCACATTGTGTGTTCCGATGATGGCTCAGGGAGAGACTTTGGGTTTGTTTTATCTAAGTACAGATTCGGCGACGGCTTTATCTGAGGGTAAACAGCAGCTTGCTCATACGGTGGCGGAACAGATAGGGATGGCGATCGCCAATTTAAACCTCCGCGCCACTCTGGAACATCAGAGCATCCGTGACCCTCTCACCGGACTTTTTAATCGTCGCTATTTAGAGGAATATTTGAGTCAGGAAATAGCCCGCGCCCAACGGCAAAAGCACCCCATTGGGGTCATCATGATGGATATAGACAATTTTAAGCATTTTAATGATACATTCGGTCATGATGCGGGGGATTATGTATTACAAAAAGTGGGAGAACTGCTGAAACAGAAGGTGCGAGAATATGATGTTGCTTGTCGCTATGGGGGTGAAGAAATGACCCTAATTTTGCCGGGGTCTTCCCTAGAAAATACTTCCATGAGGGCTGAACAAATTAGAGAGGCGATCGCCTCCCTTGTAGTAGCCAGTGGTGGTCAACATTTAGGCAGTATCACCGCCTCCTTCGGTGTGGCAGCCTTTCCCAAGCATGGTAGTATAGGTATAGACCTAATCCAGGCGGCTGATGCTGCTCTCTACCGCGCCAAAGCAGACGGACGCAACCGGGTTGTGATTATTCCATAA
- a CDS encoding UPF0104 family protein: MTLFFLATAIKNHWREVASLQITGKSWGCLAMALAVTFLAHLWSAWVWLLILREFQSVGDAGINYRRGLQIYLKTNIAKYIPGNIWHFYGRIIAVKNADIALGIATLSVLLEPLLMAAAALLIALITINTAHLWLQILCLIVVLGAVNPGILNPVLGWLGRVKLRSNNLANTEEKPSTPIQLQRYPIKPLLGELGFVGLRGIGFMITLVAMGYFNWLEVPRVFGAFSLAWLLGLVVPGAPGGLGVFEATALGLLESSIAPGILLGTIAFYRVVSITAETAAAAWAAGDEKSRNSR, from the coding sequence ATGACTTTATTTTTCCTGGCTACGGCTATTAAAAACCACTGGCGAGAGGTGGCATCACTGCAAATTACTGGCAAAAGTTGGGGATGTTTAGCCATGGCTTTGGCAGTCACTTTTCTGGCTCATTTATGGTCTGCCTGGGTCTGGTTATTGATTTTAAGGGAGTTTCAATCTGTGGGTGATGCGGGGATTAATTATCGCCGGGGACTACAGATTTATTTGAAAACTAATATTGCTAAGTATATTCCTGGTAATATTTGGCATTTTTATGGGCGTATTATAGCTGTTAAAAATGCGGATATAGCTTTAGGTATAGCAACTTTAAGTGTTTTACTAGAGCCGTTATTGATGGCGGCAGCGGCTTTATTGATAGCTTTGATAACTATCAATACTGCTCATTTATGGTTGCAAATTTTATGTCTAATTGTGGTTTTAGGTGCTGTTAATCCGGGGATTTTAAATCCGGTTTTGGGGTGGTTAGGAAGAGTTAAATTAAGGTCGAATAATTTGGCGAATACAGAGGAAAAACCATCTACACCTATACAACTACAACGCTATCCGATTAAGCCTTTGTTAGGAGAGTTGGGATTTGTGGGTTTACGGGGCATTGGGTTTATGATAACTCTGGTGGCTATGGGGTATTTTAATTGGCTGGAAGTGCCGAGGGTTTTTGGTGCTTTTAGTTTAGCCTGGTTATTAGGGTTGGTGGTTCCGGGCGCTCCGGGAGGTTTGGGAGTGTTTGAAGCTACAGCTTTGGGATTATTAGAAAGCTCGATCGCCCCCGGTATTTTATTGGGGACGATCGCTTTTTATCGGGTAGTTAGTATTACGGCAGAAACGGCGGCTGCGGCTTGGGCGGCTGGAGATGAAAAAAGTAGAAACTCAAGGTAA
- a CDS encoding C40 family peptidase: MVVDGLSDILGKVATVVGTDATVSLKLLPVEYKCKGDLNIYDSPECSTLATQAATGRHLRLFEVNTAENISAIPVQLWEDDYPGWLAAGDVEHLLKPPSPLPRTIISSETINQAINKAIAFCHQAAKIGNTYLWGGTVGPNYDCSGLIQAAFSQQGIWLPRDAYQQQAFVQPIPPVIWEMQPGDLVFFGTTSKTTHVGLYLGDGQYIHSSGPEHGNNGIGYDELWHHANNPVSQYYAEHFIGVGRVVSSYPFDAFGRFHRQRVKF; encoded by the coding sequence ATGGTCGTTGATGGATTATCGGATATTTTGGGGAAGGTGGCGACAGTTGTTGGCACTGATGCTACAGTGTCACTAAAGCTACTCCCAGTTGAGTATAAATGCAAAGGTGATCTGAATATTTATGATTCTCCTGAGTGTAGCACTCTGGCAACTCAGGCGGCTACTGGACGACACCTGCGCCTGTTTGAGGTTAACACGGCTGAGAATATTTCAGCTATACCTGTGCAATTGTGGGAGGATGATTACCCGGGTTGGTTGGCTGCGGGGGATGTTGAACATTTGCTAAAGCCTCCATCACCATTACCCCGTACAATTATATCATCCGAAACGATTAATCAGGCAATAAATAAGGCGATCGCATTTTGTCACCAAGCTGCAAAAATTGGTAATACTTACCTATGGGGAGGGACGGTCGGACCTAATTATGATTGTTCCGGTTTGATACAAGCTGCTTTTTCTCAACAGGGTATTTGGCTACCCAGAGACGCTTATCAACAACAGGCGTTTGTTCAACCTATACCACCAGTTATCTGGGAAATGCAGCCAGGGGATTTAGTTTTTTTTGGTACAACATCTAAAACTACTCATGTCGGTCTTTATTTGGGTGATGGTCAATATATACATAGTTCCGGCCCGGAACATGGTAACAATGGCATTGGTTATGATGAGTTGTGGCACCACGCAAATAATCCGGTTAGTCAATATTATGCCGAACATTTTATCGGCGTGGGTCGGGTAGTTTCTAGCTATCCTTTTGATGCTTTTGGTAGGTTTCATAGACAGAGGGTTAAGTTTTGA
- a CDS encoding serine hydrolase, which yields MAFFHPDPKIQTLGTSIIEATRSKFPGLSANQIAMTWVIYDPPVSVNTGGALTPEEFWKYPVRGFAYRGIERIYPASVVKLFYLVAVYEWVEKGMLQISPELERAIKDMIAHSSNDATSLVVDVLTGTTSGPELSPGPFETWKYQRNIINRYFQSLNWPELESINVNQKTWCDGAYGRERAFLGELMENRNMLTTNATARLIHSIVGGVAASSEASQTMMQLMHRNLEPAALAEDPENQVKEFLGEGLPENAKLWSKAGWTSQVRHDAAYIEIPDLLPYLLVVFTEGKSQSKNPEILPYISQLVVAAMKDSIGDWLPHQP from the coding sequence ATGGCATTTTTCCATCCAGACCCAAAGATACAAACTCTTGGCACAAGCATTATAGAGGCAACCCGGAGTAAATTTCCAGGACTAAGCGCCAATCAAATAGCCATGACCTGGGTAATTTATGACCCGCCAGTTTCTGTGAATACCGGAGGCGCACTTACTCCCGAAGAATTTTGGAAATATCCTGTTAGGGGGTTTGCATATCGGGGAATTGAACGCATTTATCCAGCCAGTGTAGTTAAACTATTCTACTTGGTGGCTGTTTACGAGTGGGTGGAAAAGGGTATGTTGCAAATCTCTCCCGAGTTAGAACGTGCCATTAAAGATATGATTGCACATTCTAGCAATGATGCTACCAGTTTAGTAGTGGATGTATTAACTGGAACCACCAGCGGTCCCGAATTATCACCCGGTCCCTTCGAGACTTGGAAATATCAACGAAATATCATTAATCGCTATTTTCAATCCCTGAATTGGCCGGAACTTGAATCAATTAATGTCAATCAAAAAACCTGGTGTGATGGTGCCTATGGTAGGGAAAGAGCCTTTTTAGGGGAACTGATGGAAAACCGTAATATGCTGACAACTAATGCCACAGCCAGGCTAATACATAGCATTGTCGGAGGTGTAGCAGCATCTTCGGAAGCCTCTCAAACAATGATGCAATTGATGCACAGAAATCTTGAGCCAGCAGCCTTAGCAGAAGACCCCGAAAATCAGGTTAAGGAATTTTTAGGGGAGGGACTACCTGAGAATGCTAAGTTATGGTCAAAGGCGGGCTGGACTTCTCAAGTTAGACATGATGCAGCTTATATTGAAATTCCCGATTTACTACCGTATTTATTAGTAGTTTTTACCGAGGGTAAATCCCAAAGTAAAAACCCGGAGATTTTACCCTATATTTCTCAATTAGTGGTAGCTGCCATGAAAGATAGCATAGGCGACTGGCTACCCCACCAACCCTAA